A single window of Desulfuromonas sp. TF DNA harbors:
- a CDS encoding glycoside hydrolase family 65 protein, with translation MSPWALVYEGYDPAQEKLREALCTVGNGYFATRGAAPEARADGSHYPGTYLAGGYNRLKSELAGREVENEDLVNLPNWLPLTFRIGEGDWFDPEKVEVLLYRQELDMRCGVLRREVRFRDREGRTTRLRQTRLVHMSLRHLAAMETVLTAEDWSAEVELCSTLDGSVENAGVERYRKLAGRHLETLETAAPDAESLFLRVRTVQSRLEVALSERLRLFRGEERLMKKRRTRREKDAISQLCTVELRQGQDLHLEKIVALHTSRDQAISECGVAAKTGAARAGSFRELFETHSLAWKHLWQRFDGELEFGNKGDGDSAMRILRLHIFHLLQTVSLHTMDLDVGVPARGWHGEAYRGHIFWDELFIFPLLNLRIPEVTRTLLQYRYRRLGEARAAAAAEGLRGAMFPWQSGSDGREESQRVHLNPESDRWIPDLTHLQRHVNAAIAYNIWQYFQVTRDLEFLSFYGAEMFLEIARFWASLATWNEEKERYEILGIMGPDEYHDAYPGAEKPGLDNNAYTNVLAVWVLCRALEMLEILPDDRRRELVEYLALSPAELQQWDEVSRRMCLVFHDDGIISQFEGYADLEDFDWETYRRRFGPIMRLDRILEAEGDDPNRYKISKQADVLMLFYLFAAEELEELFDRLEYPFEYETIPKNIEYYLERTSHGSTLSHIVHAWVLARSDRTRSWQLFTEALGSDVADVQGGTTPEGIHLGAMAGTVDLIQRGYTDIDSRGDVLWFNPCLPEELVRLRLHIRYRGQPLEVDITSSRLRITGLRCRARPVKIGFRGEVRELKECATLEFALSGEE, from the coding sequence ATGAGTCCCTGGGCCCTGGTCTATGAAGGATATGATCCCGCACAGGAGAAGTTGCGGGAAGCCCTGTGCACCGTCGGCAACGGGTACTTCGCCACCCGGGGTGCGGCCCCCGAGGCGAGGGCCGATGGGTCCCACTATCCCGGCACTTATCTGGCCGGCGGCTACAACCGTCTGAAGAGCGAACTCGCCGGGCGGGAGGTGGAGAACGAGGATCTGGTCAATCTGCCGAACTGGCTGCCGCTTACCTTCCGAATCGGCGAGGGGGACTGGTTCGATCCCGAAAAAGTGGAGGTTCTCCTTTATCGCCAGGAGCTGGATATGCGCTGCGGCGTGCTGCGCCGGGAAGTGCGGTTCCGCGACCGGGAAGGGCGCACGACTCGTCTGCGGCAGACGCGGCTGGTCCATATGTCCCTGCGCCACCTGGCGGCCATGGAGACTGTTCTGACGGCTGAGGACTGGTCGGCGGAGGTGGAACTGTGCAGCACTCTGGACGGGTCGGTGGAAAACGCCGGGGTCGAGCGCTACCGTAAACTGGCCGGCCGCCACCTCGAAACCCTGGAGACGGCGGCGCCCGATGCTGAGTCGCTCTTTCTGCGGGTCCGCACGGTCCAGTCACGGCTGGAAGTCGCCCTGTCCGAGCGGCTGCGCCTGTTCCGCGGAGAAGAACGGCTCATGAAAAAACGCCGTACGCGGCGGGAAAAGGATGCGATTTCCCAGCTCTGCACGGTCGAACTGCGCCAGGGGCAGGATCTGCACCTGGAGAAGATCGTCGCCCTGCATACCTCACGGGACCAGGCGATCTCCGAGTGCGGAGTGGCGGCTAAAACGGGGGCGGCCCGGGCCGGATCGTTCCGGGAGCTGTTCGAAACCCACTCCCTGGCCTGGAAGCATCTGTGGCAACGCTTCGACGGCGAACTGGAGTTCGGCAACAAGGGGGACGGCGATTCCGCCATGCGGATTCTGCGCCTGCACATCTTCCATCTGCTGCAGACCGTCTCTCTGCACACCATGGATCTCGATGTCGGCGTGCCGGCGCGGGGCTGGCACGGCGAGGCGTACCGGGGGCACATCTTCTGGGACGAGCTGTTCATCTTTCCCCTGCTCAACCTGCGCATTCCGGAGGTGACCCGAACCCTGCTTCAGTACCGCTATCGCCGTCTGGGGGAAGCCCGCGCCGCCGCAGCGGCCGAGGGGCTGCGCGGTGCGATGTTCCCCTGGCAGAGCGGCAGCGACGGACGGGAGGAGAGCCAGAGGGTGCACCTGAATCCGGAATCCGATCGCTGGATCCCGGACCTGACCCATCTGCAGCGGCACGTCAACGCCGCGATCGCCTACAACATCTGGCAGTACTTCCAGGTGACCCGGGATCTTGAATTCCTCTCCTTCTACGGGGCGGAGATGTTTCTAGAGATCGCCCGCTTCTGGGCGAGTTTGGCCACCTGGAACGAGGAGAAGGAGCGGTACGAGATCCTGGGCATCATGGGGCCGGACGAATATCACGACGCCTATCCCGGCGCTGAAAAACCCGGACTCGACAACAACGCCTACACCAACGTGCTGGCCGTCTGGGTCCTGTGCCGCGCCCTGGAGATGCTGGAGATCCTCCCCGACGACCGGCGCCGGGAACTGGTGGAATATCTCGCCCTGAGTCCGGCTGAGCTGCAGCAATGGGACGAGGTCAGCCGCAGGATGTGCCTGGTTTTTCACGACGACGGGATCATCAGCCAGTTCGAGGGGTATGCGGACCTGGAGGACTTCGACTGGGAGACCTATCGCCGCCGCTTCGGGCCGATCATGCGCCTCGACCGCATTTTGGAGGCCGAAGGGGACGATCCCAACCGTTACAAGATTTCGAAGCAGGCGGACGTGCTGATGCTTTTCTATCTCTTCGCAGCCGAGGAGTTGGAGGAGCTCTTCGACCGTCTCGAATACCCCTTCGAATACGAGACGATTCCGAAGAACATCGAGTACTACCTCGAACGCACCTCCCACGGTTCGACCCTGAGCCATATCGTCCACGCCTGGGTGCTGGCCCGCTCCGACCGGACACGCTCCTGGCAGCTGTTCACCGAGGCGCTGGGGAGCGATGTGGCCGACGTCCAGGGGGGGACCACCCCCGAGGGGATCCACCTCGGAGCCATGGCGGGCACCGTCGATCTGATCCAGCGCGGCTACACCGATATCGACTCACGCGGCGACGTCCTCTGGTTCAACCCCTGCCTGCCGGAGGAACTGGTCCGGCTGCGCCTCCACATCCGCTATCGCGGCCAGCCCCTCGAGGTGGACATCACCTCCAGCCGCCTGCGGATCACAGGTCTTCGCTGCCGGGCCCGGCCGGTGAAGATCGGTTTCCGGGGGGAGGTCAGGGAGCTGAAGGAGTGCGCGACGCTGGAGTTCGCTTTGTCAGGTGAGGAGTGA
- the polX gene encoding DNA polymerase/3'-5' exonuclease PolX — MPVLNTDIARIFTRIADLLEIQGANPFRIRAYRAAARTVSDQPQSVAVMLKEGKDLDELPGIGRDLAGKIEEIVETGTLAMLKDLEKEIPGELAELLSLSQLGPKKAAILHRELGVRNLQDLGEAAGSGKIRDLRGFSEKSEKKILEEIKRFTGAEKRIKLAEAEQIVRPLVEYLERIEGVKDVVTAGSFRRRRETVGDLDILVTCESGPAVMDRFVAYEDVREVLARGETKSTVLLRSRFQVDLRVVSRDAFGAALHYFTGSKDHNVAIRTIGVKKGLKISEYGIFRGEGEKEERVGGQAEEEVFAAVGLPYIAPELRENRGEIEAAREGKLPRLVALEDIRGDLHAHTRETDGRSTLEEMAEAARALGYGYFAITEHSRSVTIARGLDPKRLERQIEAIDRLADRYPDFRILKGIELDILEDGSLDLPDHVLARLDLRVCSVHSRFTLSSEKQTERIIRAMDNPLFNILGHPTGRLIGEREPYAVDMEKIVAAAAERGCFLELNAHPDRLDLTDFHCRMARDMGVKVVISTDAHYTEDFKFMRFGIDQARRGWLEKDDVLNTRELDDLLALLKGS, encoded by the coding sequence ATGCCCGTTCTCAACACCGACATCGCCCGCATCTTTACCAGGATCGCCGATCTTCTGGAGATCCAGGGCGCCAATCCGTTCCGTATCCGGGCGTACCGCGCCGCCGCCCGCACGGTGAGCGACCAGCCTCAGAGCGTCGCCGTCATGCTGAAGGAGGGGAAGGATCTCGACGAGCTGCCCGGTATCGGCCGGGATCTGGCCGGCAAGATCGAGGAAATCGTCGAAACCGGCACGCTCGCCATGCTGAAGGATCTGGAGAAGGAGATCCCGGGCGAACTGGCCGAACTCCTTTCCTTAAGTCAGCTCGGCCCCAAAAAGGCCGCGATCCTGCATCGTGAACTCGGCGTCAGGAACCTGCAGGACCTTGGGGAGGCGGCCGGAAGCGGCAAAATCCGCGACCTGAGGGGGTTCAGCGAAAAAAGCGAAAAGAAGATTCTCGAGGAGATAAAGCGGTTCACCGGCGCTGAGAAGCGCATCAAGCTGGCGGAGGCGGAGCAGATCGTCCGACCTCTCGTCGAATATCTCGAGCGGATCGAAGGGGTGAAGGACGTCGTCACCGCCGGCAGCTTCCGTCGACGCCGGGAGACCGTAGGGGATCTTGACATCCTGGTGACCTGCGAGTCCGGCCCTGCCGTCATGGATCGATTCGTCGCATACGAGGACGTGCGGGAGGTGCTTGCCAGGGGAGAGACCAAATCGACCGTTCTGCTGCGCTCCCGCTTCCAGGTCGACCTGCGGGTGGTGTCGCGGGACGCTTTCGGCGCCGCCCTGCATTATTTTACCGGCTCCAAGGACCACAATGTGGCGATCCGCACGATCGGTGTGAAGAAGGGGCTCAAGATCAGCGAATACGGCATTTTCCGGGGAGAAGGAGAGAAGGAGGAGCGGGTGGGGGGACAGGCGGAAGAGGAGGTCTTTGCCGCCGTCGGACTCCCTTATATCGCGCCGGAACTGCGGGAGAACCGCGGCGAGATCGAGGCCGCCCGAGAGGGTAAGCTCCCCCGGTTGGTCGCTCTGGAGGATATCCGAGGCGATCTCCACGCCCACACACGGGAGACGGACGGACGCTCCACCCTGGAGGAGATGGCGGAGGCCGCCCGCGCTCTCGGCTACGGATATTTCGCCATCACCGAACACAGCCGCAGCGTGACCATAGCGCGGGGGCTCGACCCGAAACGTCTCGAGAGGCAGATCGAGGCCATCGACCGGCTGGCGGACCGCTATCCCGATTTCCGCATCCTCAAGGGGATCGAGCTCGATATCCTCGAAGACGGCTCCCTCGACCTGCCGGACCATGTGCTGGCCAGGCTCGACCTGAGGGTCTGCTCGGTTCACTCCCGGTTCACCCTCTCCTCCGAAAAGCAGACCGAACGCATCATCCGGGCCATGGACAACCCCCTCTTCAACATCCTGGGCCATCCCACCGGCCGGCTGATCGGCGAGCGCGAACCCTACGCGGTGGATATGGAGAAGATCGTGGCGGCGGCGGCGGAGCGGGGATGCTTCCTTGAACTCAACGCCCACCCCGACCGCCTCGACCTGACCGATTTTCACTGCCGGATGGCCCGGGACATGGGGGTGAAGGTGGTAATCTCCACCGATGCCCACTACACAGAGGATTTCAAGTTCATGCGCTTCGGCATCGACCAGGCCCGGCGCGGCTGGCTGGAAAAGGACGACGTGCTCAACACCCGCGAACTGGATGATCTACTGGCTCTTCTGAAGGGGTCGTGA
- a CDS encoding ATP-binding protein, whose amino-acid sequence MINILKEIILDFQEVDLPTGVLRRVDVAHISGKATICIGVRRGGKSTFMFQLMQRIQDSGVPRQNILYLNFFDDRLHSLQHDSLNVILEAYFSLFPEKKNTEKVYCFFDEIQVVPGWEPFVDRLMRTENCEVYITGSSAQMLSREIATQMRGRALSWEMFPFSFREFLDYKGIVNDGPLSTKKRLTIQKAFEEYWQTGGFPEVAGLDRMLRIKTHQEYFNAMLFRDLVERHDISHPKAVTDLAHRLVDNTGSLYSVNNLTGYLKSLGHKAPKSAVSDYLEWFEDAYVLFTVRIFDASLARANTNPKKIYCIDHALVTSVSSGILVNSGHLLENLVFTALRRATPDIFYFKSRTGREVDFLAHRQDRSRMLVQVCESMADPQTRKREITALAEAMAELKLPEGTIVTRGEEEQIRVESGKIDVVPAWRFLLQLTEIT is encoded by the coding sequence ATGATCAACATCCTTAAAGAGATAATCCTTGATTTTCAAGAAGTTGATCTTCCCACAGGCGTGCTCAGACGAGTCGATGTCGCGCACATATCGGGAAAAGCCACGATCTGCATCGGAGTACGCCGAGGCGGCAAGTCGACCTTCATGTTCCAGCTCATGCAGCGGATTCAGGACTCGGGAGTGCCCCGCCAAAACATCCTGTATCTGAACTTTTTCGATGATCGTCTGCACAGCCTGCAACACGATAGCCTGAACGTCATTCTCGAGGCCTATTTTTCGCTCTTCCCGGAAAAGAAGAATACCGAGAAGGTCTACTGTTTTTTCGATGAGATACAGGTTGTGCCCGGCTGGGAACCCTTCGTTGATCGCCTGATGCGCACGGAAAATTGCGAGGTGTATATCACCGGCTCTTCCGCGCAGATGCTCTCAAGGGAGATCGCCACCCAGATGCGCGGACGGGCGCTCTCATGGGAGATGTTCCCTTTCTCGTTCCGGGAGTTTCTCGACTACAAAGGGATTGTGAACGATGGTCCGCTATCGACCAAGAAACGCCTGACAATCCAGAAGGCTTTCGAGGAGTATTGGCAAACCGGCGGCTTTCCCGAGGTCGCCGGGCTCGACCGGATGCTGCGGATAAAGACCCATCAGGAATACTTCAACGCGATGCTGTTCCGCGATCTCGTCGAACGTCACGACATATCCCACCCCAAGGCGGTCACGGATCTGGCGCATCGGCTGGTGGATAACACGGGTTCCCTGTATTCCGTCAACAACCTGACCGGCTACCTGAAATCGTTGGGTCACAAAGCGCCGAAATCGGCAGTGTCCGATTATCTCGAATGGTTCGAGGACGCCTATGTTCTGTTTACCGTGCGTATCTTCGACGCCTCGCTGGCACGGGCGAACACCAACCCGAAGAAGATCTATTGCATCGACCATGCGCTGGTGACTTCGGTCAGTTCCGGCATTCTGGTCAACTCGGGGCACCTGCTAGAGAATCTTGTGTTCACTGCGCTGCGCCGGGCCACGCCAGATATCTTCTACTTCAAGAGCAGGACTGGACGGGAGGTGGATTTCCTCGCACATCGCCAAGACCGTTCCCGCATGCTCGTGCAGGTCTGCGAGTCAATGGCCGACCCCCAAACCCGCAAGCGGGAAATCACGGCGCTCGCAGAAGCCATGGCTGAATTGAAATTGCCGGAAGGCACCATCGTGACCCGTGGTGAGGAAGAGCAGATCCGGGTGGAATCCGGGAAAATCGACGTGGTGCCGGCGTGGCGTTTTCTGCTGCAGTTAACGGAAATCACCTAA
- a CDS encoding glycosyltransferase family 4 protein — translation MKIAQVAPLYESVPPRCYGGTERIVSFLTEELVAQGYDVTLFASGDSLTRARHIAPCPRALRLESSIDMMAHHILLLEKVFGMSEEFDIVHFHIDYLHYPLTRRQRIANLTTLHGRLDIPDLVPLYREFREMPVVSISDSQRLPLPEANWQRTVHHGIPENLYRFHGEPGQYLAFLGRISPEKRVDRAIEIARECGIPLKIAAKVDRVDQEYFNAAIRPLLSDPLVEYLGEIDDREKEPFLGNALALLFPIDWPEPFGLVMIESLACGTPVIAYRRGSVPEVLEEGMTGFMVHDQAEALAAVRKVESLSRRRCREVFEQRFSASRMVGEYLGIYREQIHAVNAQRAAPALRRFYEEGEIHDGDRQERRTE, via the coding sequence ATGAAGATCGCCCAGGTCGCCCCTCTCTATGAGAGCGTTCCTCCCCGGTGTTACGGCGGCACCGAACGCATCGTCTCCTTCCTGACCGAGGAGCTTGTGGCTCAGGGGTACGACGTCACCCTATTTGCCAGCGGGGACTCCCTGACCCGGGCAAGACACATCGCTCCCTGCCCGCGCGCCTTGCGCCTGGAAAGCTCCATCGACATGATGGCGCATCATATCCTGCTGCTGGAGAAGGTCTTCGGCATGAGCGAGGAATTCGACATCGTTCACTTTCATATCGATTATCTCCATTATCCCCTTACCCGCAGGCAGCGGATCGCCAATCTCACGACCCTGCACGGGCGCCTGGACATCCCAGACCTGGTCCCCCTCTATCGGGAGTTCCGGGAGATGCCTGTGGTCTCCATTTCCGATTCCCAGAGACTTCCTCTGCCGGAAGCCAACTGGCAGCGAACCGTCCATCACGGTATCCCGGAGAATCTTTACCGCTTCCATGGGGAGCCGGGGCAATATCTCGCTTTTCTCGGCCGCATCTCGCCGGAAAAAAGGGTGGACAGGGCCATCGAGATCGCCCGGGAATGCGGCATTCCGCTGAAGATCGCCGCCAAGGTGGACAGGGTGGATCAGGAATATTTCAATGCGGCGATCCGGCCTCTCCTTTCCGATCCTCTGGTGGAGTACCTGGGGGAAATAGATGACCGCGAAAAGGAACCGTTCCTTGGCAATGCCCTGGCCCTGCTCTTTCCCATCGACTGGCCGGAGCCTTTTGGCCTGGTGATGATCGAATCGCTGGCTTGCGGCACGCCGGTCATCGCCTACCGCCGCGGTTCGGTGCCGGAAGTGCTGGAAGAGGGGATGACAGGCTTTATGGTGCACGATCAGGCCGAAGCGCTCGCGGCGGTGAGAAAGGTGGAGAGCCTGAGCCGCCGGCGCTGCCGGGAGGTTTTCGAGCAGCGCTTCTCCGCATCCCGGATGGTCGGTGAATATCTGGGCATTTACAGAGAACAGATTCACGCGGTCAATGCACAAAGGGCCGCGCCGGCGCTCCGCCGGTTCTATGAGGAAGGAGAGATCCATGACGGTGACCGGCAAGAGCGGCGAACCGAATAA
- a CDS encoding amylo-alpha-1,6-glucosidase has product MTVTGKSGEPNNHNHDHYELIAADRASEFSRVLKQGDTFAIFDCHGDVLSTGMGEQGIFHEGTRFLSRWDLRIGGTRPLLLSSTINERNELLAVDLMNPDLFDEHEVHVPKEALHMFRSKFLWRESCFERIRITNYTREPIRIPINLTFASDYKDIFEVRGTRRSRRGKLLETEVGRSEVLFRYRGLDDAMRGTRLSFSPEPKRLSDAEASFNLELRPGEPVTLYFTVSCECEGCDPSHAAYSAAFAQAGKFSGELRDDQCEITTSNDQFNVWLSRSSDDLLMMLTRTPQGLYPYAGVPWFSTPFGRDGIITALEMIWINPQVAKGVLAYLAHNQASEVSPGQDAEPGKILHETRKGEMAALGEIPFGQYYGSVDSTPLFVALAGAYFERTGDQAFIEGIWPNILKALQWMDTYGDADGDGFLEYARHTEEGLIQQGWKDSSDSIFHADGSLAEGPIALCEVQGYAYQAKRQAAVLAGILGETGLEAELDARAVNLQEKFQQAFWCAELSNYALALDGKKRPCRVRSSNTGHCLFSGIASREHAAQIAGELLSPRFFSGWGIRTIAAGEARYNPMAYHNGSVWPHDNAMIAYGLARYGFTRQAMEILEGLFHTAIAVDLHRLPELFCGFERHAGLHPILYPLACAPQSWAAASVFYLLQACTGLFIDARKNQVRFNHPSLPSFLDEVRIKNLRVGSASVDLLLKRYPSDVGINVLRREGELEVVVVK; this is encoded by the coding sequence ATGACGGTGACCGGCAAGAGCGGCGAACCGAATAATCACAATCACGACCATTATGAACTCATTGCCGCCGACCGGGCTTCCGAATTCAGCCGGGTGCTAAAACAGGGGGATACCTTCGCCATCTTCGACTGCCATGGCGACGTCCTGTCGACGGGCATGGGAGAACAGGGGATTTTTCATGAGGGGACCCGGTTTCTCTCCCGCTGGGATCTGCGCATCGGCGGGACACGCCCCCTCCTGCTCAGTTCGACCATCAACGAGCGGAACGAACTGCTTGCCGTGGATCTCATGAACCCGGACCTGTTCGATGAGCATGAGGTCCATGTGCCCAAGGAAGCACTGCACATGTTTCGTTCCAAATTTCTCTGGCGGGAGAGCTGCTTTGAGCGGATCCGAATCACCAATTACACCCGTGAGCCGATCAGGATTCCCATCAACCTTACGTTTGCGAGCGATTACAAGGACATTTTCGAGGTGCGCGGCACGCGGCGCAGCCGCCGGGGGAAACTCCTGGAAACGGAGGTGGGACGCTCGGAAGTCCTCTTCAGATACCGGGGTCTGGACGACGCGATGCGCGGTACCCGGTTGAGCTTCTCTCCCGAGCCGAAAAGGCTCTCCGATGCGGAGGCATCTTTCAATCTGGAGTTGAGACCGGGAGAGCCAGTGACTCTGTATTTCACCGTTTCGTGTGAGTGCGAAGGCTGCGATCCCAGTCATGCGGCCTACTCCGCGGCTTTTGCTCAGGCCGGTAAATTTTCCGGTGAGCTTCGGGACGATCAATGTGAAATCACTACCTCCAACGATCAGTTCAATGTCTGGCTGAGTCGCTCATCCGACGATCTTCTTATGATGCTGACGAGGACGCCGCAGGGGCTGTATCCCTATGCGGGGGTGCCCTGGTTCAGTACGCCCTTCGGACGCGACGGCATCATCACAGCGCTTGAGATGATCTGGATCAATCCGCAGGTCGCCAAGGGGGTGCTGGCTTACCTGGCCCACAATCAAGCCAGCGAAGTCAGCCCTGGGCAGGATGCCGAGCCCGGGAAAATTCTCCATGAAACCCGAAAGGGGGAGATGGCCGCTTTGGGGGAGATACCCTTCGGACAGTACTACGGCAGCGTCGATTCGACGCCCCTGTTCGTCGCCCTGGCGGGAGCGTATTTCGAACGAACCGGAGACCAGGCCTTCATCGAGGGGATCTGGCCCAATATCCTCAAGGCCCTGCAATGGATGGACACCTACGGAGATGCCGATGGGGACGGATTCCTCGAGTACGCCCGGCACACCGAAGAGGGGCTGATCCAGCAGGGGTGGAAGGATTCCAGCGATTCGATTTTCCATGCCGACGGGTCGCTTGCCGAGGGACCCATCGCTCTGTGCGAGGTGCAGGGCTACGCCTATCAGGCAAAACGTCAGGCCGCCGTTCTGGCCGGAATCCTGGGGGAGACGGGGCTCGAGGCGGAGCTCGATGCCCGGGCCGTGAACCTGCAGGAGAAATTTCAGCAGGCCTTCTGGTGTGCCGAGCTCTCCAACTATGCCCTCGCCCTCGACGGAAAGAAACGTCCCTGCCGGGTGCGCTCCTCAAATACCGGCCATTGCCTCTTCTCCGGCATCGCAAGCCGGGAGCATGCCGCCCAGATTGCCGGAGAGCTTCTGTCGCCGAGGTTCTTCTCCGGCTGGGGCATCCGCACCATTGCCGCCGGGGAAGCACGTTACAATCCCATGGCCTATCACAACGGTTCCGTCTGGCCCCACGACAACGCCATGATCGCATACGGACTGGCCCGCTACGGTTTTACACGTCAGGCGATGGAGATTCTCGAAGGGCTCTTCCACACGGCCATCGCGGTCGATCTGCACCGCCTTCCGGAGCTCTTCTGCGGGTTCGAACGGCACGCGGGACTGCATCCGATTCTTTACCCCCTGGCCTGCGCTCCCCAGTCCTGGGCGGCGGCCTCCGTTTTTTATCTCCTTCAGGCCTGCACGGGACTGTTCATCGATGCCCGGAAAAATCAGGTGCGATTCAACCATCCCTCTTTGCCTTCTTTCCTCGACGAGGTAAGGATCAAAAACCTGCGGGTAGGTAGCGCCAGCGTCGATCTTCTGCTCAAGCGATATCCCTCCGATGTGGGAATCAACGTCCTTCGGCGGGAGGGAGAGCTGGAGGTCGTGGTGGTCAAGTAA
- a CDS encoding inorganic diphosphatase, with protein sequence MNPWHMVQVDVDAAEVSFPAVIEIPKGDKNKYELDKETGLLRLDRVLHGAVHYPANYGFIPRTFCADGDPLDVLVLGLEPVYPLTVVDARAIGVVRMRDEKGADDKVIAVSIHDPAFCDYRDHAQLPHYTVDEIRKFFEEYKTLEKKEVVVGEIQGPGQALDIIREAFALYGRLYREGGRS encoded by the coding sequence ATGAATCCATGGCACATGGTGCAGGTGGATGTAGACGCCGCCGAGGTGTCCTTTCCGGCGGTGATCGAGATACCCAAAGGGGACAAGAACAAGTATGAACTGGACAAGGAGACCGGACTGCTGCGTCTCGACCGGGTTCTGCACGGGGCCGTTCATTACCCGGCCAATTACGGATTCATTCCCCGGACCTTCTGCGCCGACGGCGATCCCCTCGACGTGCTGGTGCTGGGGCTGGAACCGGTTTATCCCCTGACCGTCGTCGATGCCAGGGCGATCGGGGTGGTGCGCATGCGGGACGAGAAGGGGGCCGACGACAAGGTCATCGCGGTGAGCATTCACGATCCGGCGTTCTGCGATTATCGCGACCATGCCCAACTCCCCCATTACACCGTCGATGAGATCCGGAAATTCTTCGAAGAGTACAAGACGCTTGAAAAAAAGGAGGTCGTCGTCGGAGAAATTCAGGGCCCCGGACAGGCTCTCGACATCATCCGCGAGGCGTTTGCCCTCTATGGGAGACTGTACCGGGAGGGCGGCCGCTCTTGA
- a CDS encoding ferritin family protein, with amino-acid sequence MFEHIDVQEAIKRSIQTEKNARDFYRLGASHMKNSRARKTFEVLAAEESDHARWFYDIYEGPDIPDFDAFMAVAPDKDADWLTDLEKEMMEELDERKAMELAMDKELKLEEALRELAEKMPDGAVAEVYLKNAESTHMHFELIESEYAHLMGMVHETDIDTFVRE; translated from the coding sequence ATGTTCGAACATATCGACGTTCAGGAAGCCATTAAACGCTCCATCCAGACGGAAAAAAACGCCCGGGATTTTTATCGCCTTGGCGCGAGCCACATGAAGAATTCCCGTGCCCGCAAGACCTTCGAGGTGCTGGCCGCGGAGGAGTCGGATCATGCCCGGTGGTTCTACGACATCTACGAGGGGCCGGACATTCCCGATTTCGATGCCTTCATGGCGGTGGCGCCGGACAAGGACGCCGACTGGCTGACGGATCTGGAAAAGGAGATGATGGAGGAGCTGGACGAACGCAAGGCCATGGAGCTGGCCATGGACAAAGAACTGAAGCTTGAAGAAGCCCTGCGGGAGCTGGCGGAAAAAATGCCGGATGGCGCCGTAGCGGAAGTCTATCTCAAGAACGCCGAATCAACCCACATGCACTTCGAACTGATCGAATCGGAGTATGCCCACCTGATGGGGATGGTGCACGAAACCGATATCGATACTTTTGTCCGGGAGTAA